From Thermincola ferriacetica:
TCATGAAGCTGCCGAAGATTATTATTACAACAAATTCTTAAAGAGAAATGTTTTTGTGGGTTCCCTGAGAACCAAGAAGCAATGGGAAATTAACTACAAATACAGTTTTTATCACACACCGTTAAAGAATGTGGTTAATAACCTGGGGAATTTGGAATATGTGGCGGTCTACAGAAGTAGGGAGCTCTATGGAGAGGACAGCGGGATCAGGCATTACGGTAAAATAAAGAGCTTTAAGATTCTTAAGAGGGAAGAAATTGCCGAGATAAAAAGTGACCAGAAAGGATATTATGTGCGTTTTGAAATTGAAGAGTGGAAAGAGTTGCCGCAGAAGATAGTGCCGTTACAGTATGGAGTTTACGATAAACTGTTTACGACACTGCCGTTATTGTTAAGTGCGCGGGAACTTCCGGAGCTTAAACTGCAGACAGAAGAGGAAATTAGGCTATGGAAAGAGCTTAGGAGAGTATCTCAGGAACCGCATGTGCGGGCTGAAGTGGCTATACTTCATGTAAATGGCGGGGAACAGTATCTGGATGCAGCAAAGGTAAAGGATTTTATTGTGGATGGTCGAGCCATACTCCGGTTTGCGGGCCAAACCCTGTCCGTCGAAAAAAACGGCATCACACGGTCCTGGTCTCTGGAGGAATTAAAAGGAAACAGGGTTAAAGTATTTAAGGCCATCCGGGACTTTGTGAAGTCGTAGACGCCGTTGGTCAGACTGTCAACGATTTCCTACCACCCCAGAACCCGGTGAGGCATTGTGCAAGGTTTTCCTTTGTGCTGCCGCCGTCATGAGTCTTGCTGCAAACCGAGGCAACAAGGCAGGGGGTTCCCGCCTGTTTGAAGATGGCGAAGGTCGCCGGGAAGTCCGGCGCTCAACGTAGGTTGAGTGACCGGACGGGAGGCGGCCTGACTTATTAGAAATGCAACATGAGCCATCGAGTTCGGGAACGCTGCCTGAACGGCAAGGGTTTGCAGCACAAAGCTCTGGGGTAGCAGGGTCACCCCACCCACCTTTTCGTGGTTAAAGGAAGGCGTAACTTCGGAGCAACGGTTACTTCACTGTGCAGCGGCCAGACTTTTGAGAAATGCAACATGAGACACAGATTTTACCAAAAAACCTTTGACAAAGAACCAAGCAGTTTATTATAATTAAACTATACCAAATGGGTAAACAATATTAATGAACCATCTTAAATTAAATCTTAAATTAATTAAAAGAAAGGGGAATTAAATATGGGTGAGAAAACTGTCAAAAACCTTTTGGCCGCATTTACGGGAGAGAGCCAGGCGAGGAACAAGTACACCTTTTTTGCCTCGGTGGCCAGGAAGGAAGGGTGGCTGGAGATTGCTGAGTTTTTTGAGGAAGCGGCAAAAAATGAAAAAGAACACGCTGAGGTCATCTTAAAGTTACTGAAAGGGATCGGTGACACCAGGGCAAACCTTCAGGCGGCCATTGACGGGGAGTCTTTTGAGTACAAAGATATGTACCCGGCTTTTCTGAAAGATGCCCTTGAAGAGGGTGTAACTGAAGCGGCTAAGTTTTTTGAAACTGTTGCCACGGTTGAAAAACGTCATGCCGAGAAGTTCACTAAACTGCTGGCTGCTCTTGAAAATGGGAAACTTCTTGTG
This genomic window contains:
- a CDS encoding rubrerythrin family protein; its protein translation is MGEKTVKNLLAAFTGESQARNKYTFFASVARKEGWLEIAEFFEEAAKNEKEHAEVILKLLKGIGDTRANLQAAIDGESFEYKDMYPAFLKDALEEGVTEAAKFFETVATVEKRHAEKFTKLLAALENGKLLVRDDIIAWQCRECGFVHEGTEPPEKCPLCGHDRTFYRPGHRVGQK